In Amycolatopsis sp. EV170708-02-1, the following are encoded in one genomic region:
- a CDS encoding thioredoxin family protein has product MTGVWVLLGVLVLAGAAGALLQARNGRIRAAKPGAPTLPGRVSAALAPEGVTLIQISTTFCAPCRHTRAILSALADKTDGLTHVDLDVTETPEVAQALSILRTPTTLALTPDGREVFRVGGVPRGQELLEALKPHLIPDSGKRPKV; this is encoded by the coding sequence ATGACCGGAGTGTGGGTGCTGCTGGGCGTCTTGGTGCTCGCCGGGGCGGCCGGTGCGCTTTTGCAAGCGCGCAACGGGCGCATCCGCGCGGCCAAGCCCGGCGCGCCCACACTGCCCGGCCGGGTCTCGGCCGCCCTCGCGCCCGAAGGCGTCACCCTGATCCAGATCTCCACGACGTTCTGCGCGCCGTGCCGCCACACCCGCGCTATCCTCTCGGCGCTCGCCGACAAGACCGACGGCCTCACGCACGTCGATCTGGACGTCACCGAAACCCCCGAAGTCGCCCAGGCACTTTCGATATTGCGGACCCCGACGACGCTGGCCTTGACGCCGGACGGCCGGGAGGTTTTCCGCGTCGGCGGCGTTCCCCGAGGTCAGGAGCTTCTCGAAGCCCTGAAACCCCATCTGATCCCGGATTCCGGGAAGCGTCCCAAGGTGTGA
- a CDS encoding DUF2993 domain-containing protein: MVSRPVAQDDRPSPGRSAKRGKRRGRGWLIALAVLVVLLVGADFGAAAFAEHTISQKTREQLNLANDPAVTVHGFPFLTQALSGDYSHITINAQGVAVPPKLRDVDFNADMSDVTAPLSDLTSGNTKSIVIGTLKGEVTIKAADIARQAPLDKIENLRIEPVTEDYVRNGDSGQGETKPTATNENGEPVDTASAGIRVSGNVQIAGQKVEIFCFAMIELDGQKIRLEPKRLQFGNDKETTVVPQAVQDALLPNFNATIDTGAMPFSVTPTSVRVNSGSVTIKGEGKNVAFSGAKPQG; this comes from the coding sequence ATGGTGAGCAGGCCCGTGGCGCAGGACGACCGACCCTCTCCCGGCCGGTCCGCCAAGCGAGGAAAGCGCCGTGGCCGGGGCTGGCTCATCGCCCTCGCGGTGCTGGTGGTCCTGCTGGTCGGGGCCGATTTCGGCGCGGCGGCGTTCGCGGAGCACACGATCTCCCAGAAGACCCGCGAACAGCTGAACCTGGCCAACGATCCGGCGGTCACGGTGCACGGTTTCCCGTTCCTGACCCAGGCCCTTTCCGGTGACTACAGTCACATCACCATCAACGCCCAGGGCGTGGCCGTTCCGCCGAAGCTGCGTGACGTGGACTTCAACGCCGACATGAGCGACGTCACGGCGCCGCTTTCGGACCTGACGTCCGGCAACACGAAGTCGATCGTCATCGGCACGCTCAAGGGCGAGGTGACGATCAAGGCCGCGGACATCGCGCGGCAGGCGCCGCTGGACAAGATCGAGAACCTCAGGATCGAGCCGGTCACCGAGGACTACGTCCGCAACGGCGACAGCGGCCAGGGCGAGACGAAGCCGACGGCGACCAACGAGAACGGCGAGCCGGTGGACACCGCCAGCGCCGGGATCCGGGTTTCGGGCAACGTCCAGATCGCCGGGCAGAAGGTGGAGATCTTCTGCTTCGCGATGATCGAACTGGACGGGCAGAAGATCCGCCTCGAGCCGAAGCGGCTGCAGTTCGGGAATGACAAGGAGACCACCGTCGTTCCCCAGGCAGTGCAGGACGCGCTGCTGCCGAACTTCAACGCGACCATCGACACCGGCGCGATGCCGTTCTCGGTGACCCCGACGTCGGTGCGCGTGAACAGCGGCTCGGTGACCATCAAGGGTGAAGGCAAGAACGTCGCCTTCAGCGGAGCGAAGCCTCAGGGGTGA
- a CDS encoding response regulator transcription factor, which yields MSLDLLVLTAEADATTVLPALDLLPHTVRVRAPEVTALLDAGHRDVIVLDARTDLASAKSLCRLLKGAGEDETSTPVIAVVGEGGLVAVSAEWRTDDILLPTAGPAEVDARLRLVTTRDGSASQVDAELRVGDLVIDEATYTAKLRKRTLELTYKEFELLKYLAQHAGRVFTRAQLLQEVWGYDFFGGTRTVDVHVRRLRAKLGPEHEQMIGTVRNVGYKFERPSKGTQKQAVAPDASVYEPTELSSH from the coding sequence ATGAGCCTGGACCTTCTGGTACTGACCGCGGAAGCAGATGCCACCACGGTGTTGCCCGCCCTGGATCTGCTGCCCCACACCGTACGCGTCCGTGCTCCGGAAGTGACCGCGCTGCTCGACGCCGGCCACCGCGACGTCATCGTCCTCGACGCCCGCACCGATCTCGCCTCCGCGAAGAGCCTCTGCCGCCTGCTCAAGGGCGCGGGTGAGGACGAGACCTCCACACCGGTCATCGCCGTCGTCGGCGAAGGCGGGCTGGTCGCGGTCAGCGCGGAATGGCGCACCGACGACATCCTCCTTCCGACGGCCGGTCCCGCCGAGGTCGACGCCCGGCTGCGGCTGGTCACCACCCGCGACGGCAGCGCCTCCCAGGTGGACGCCGAGCTCCGCGTCGGCGACCTCGTGATCGACGAGGCGACCTACACCGCGAAGCTGCGCAAGCGCACTCTCGAACTCACGTACAAGGAATTCGAACTCCTCAAGTACCTCGCGCAGCACGCCGGCCGGGTGTTCACCCGCGCCCAGCTGCTGCAGGAGGTCTGGGGTTACGACTTCTTCGGCGGCACGCGCACGGTCGACGTCCACGTCCGGCGCCTGCGCGCGAAGCTCGGGCCGGAGCACGAGCAGATGATCGGGACCGTGCGCAACGTCGGCTACAAGTTCGAGCGGCCCTCGAAGGGGACGCAGAAGCAGGCCGTCGCCCCGGACGCGAGCGTCTACGAGCCGACCGAGCTTTCTTCGCACTGA
- the mshD gene encoding mycothiol synthase — translation MLDLAWTGEPDTEEIHDFLLAVREADGRPEDSGFDGGRHLLGHVDGTLVAYAHLDTAGDSHGNQVAELFVHPAHRRAGHGRALTRALVEETAGKPLRVWAHGDHPAAVHLAGTEGFERARELLILHADVETADWPEPVTREGVTLRTFVPGQDEEAMVRVNARAFDWHPEQGALTADEVRATEQDAWFDPEGFFLAEEDGKVIGFHWTKVHDAVPGRFGGEPTGEVYVVGIDPDAQGGGLGKALTLAGLRYLRDRGLGQVILYVEGDNAPALAVYSKLGFTRYEVDVQYAR, via the coding sequence ATGCTCGATCTGGCTTGGACCGGTGAACCGGACACGGAAGAGATCCACGACTTCCTCCTCGCCGTGCGCGAGGCCGACGGCCGCCCGGAGGACTCCGGTTTCGACGGCGGGCGGCACCTCCTCGGTCACGTCGACGGCACGTTGGTCGCGTACGCGCACCTGGACACCGCGGGTGACTCGCACGGCAACCAGGTCGCCGAACTGTTCGTCCATCCCGCGCATCGCCGAGCCGGTCACGGCAGGGCGCTCACCAGGGCGCTCGTCGAAGAGACCGCCGGGAAGCCGCTGCGCGTCTGGGCGCACGGAGACCACCCCGCCGCCGTCCACCTCGCCGGGACCGAGGGTTTCGAACGCGCTCGCGAGCTGCTGATCCTCCACGCGGACGTCGAGACGGCCGACTGGCCGGAGCCCGTGACGCGCGAAGGGGTCACGCTGCGCACGTTCGTCCCCGGCCAGGACGAGGAGGCGATGGTGCGGGTCAACGCCCGCGCCTTCGACTGGCATCCCGAGCAGGGCGCGCTGACCGCCGACGAGGTCAGGGCGACCGAGCAGGACGCGTGGTTCGACCCCGAAGGCTTCTTCCTCGCGGAAGAGGACGGGAAGGTCATCGGCTTCCACTGGACGAAGGTCCACGACGCGGTCCCCGGCCGCTTCGGCGGCGAGCCGACAGGCGAGGTCTACGTCGTCGGCATCGACCCGGACGCACAGGGCGGAGGCCTCGGAAAGGCCCTCACGCTCGCCGGGCTGCGGTATCTCCGTGATCGCGGGCTGGGGCAAGTGATCTTGTACGTCGAAGGCGACAACGCGCCGGCACTCGCCGTGTATTCGAAGCTCGGCTTCACCCGATACGAGGTAGACGTCCAATACGCTCGGTAA
- the pstS gene encoding phosphate ABC transporter substrate-binding protein PstS, with protein MKIMRPAGAIGIVATAALVLGACGSDPAATKPGSTGAAAAPSGAANVECGGKSPLSAEGSSAQKNAIDIFVQAYAAKCSGQKVNYNPSGSGAGIKQFNANQVDFAGSDSPLKDEEAEKAKARCASDAWNLPLVVGPVAVAYKLSGVDKLTLTPEVTAKIFNGGITKWNDPAIKAVKGNESLNLPDKAIQVISRTDESGTTDNFQKYLKVASKGAWTQGDGKKFNGGVGNGAEKSNGVANAVKSADGAITYVESAFAKDGISTALIDSGSGGVELSAANVAKALDAAKFKKEGSNDLALDLDAIYASNVPGSYPVILTTYEIVCSKYADAEVGKAVKAFLNVAATDGQKPLSEKGYVPIPQSLQDKVLTAVKAIA; from the coding sequence GTGAAGATCATGCGGCCCGCGGGCGCGATCGGCATCGTGGCCACCGCCGCCCTCGTGCTCGGCGCCTGTGGATCCGACCCGGCGGCGACCAAGCCCGGCAGCACGGGTGCCGCCGCCGCTCCGAGTGGTGCGGCCAACGTCGAATGCGGCGGCAAGAGCCCGCTTTCGGCCGAGGGCTCGTCCGCGCAGAAGAACGCGATCGACATCTTCGTGCAGGCTTACGCCGCCAAGTGCTCCGGCCAGAAGGTGAACTACAACCCCAGCGGTTCGGGCGCCGGCATCAAGCAGTTCAACGCGAACCAGGTCGACTTCGCCGGTTCGGACTCGCCGCTCAAGGACGAAGAGGCCGAGAAGGCCAAGGCCCGGTGCGCCTCCGACGCGTGGAACCTCCCGCTCGTCGTCGGCCCGGTCGCGGTCGCCTACAAGCTCTCCGGGGTCGACAAGCTGACCCTGACCCCCGAGGTCACCGCCAAGATCTTCAACGGTGGCATCACCAAGTGGAACGACCCGGCCATCAAGGCGGTCAAGGGCAACGAGAGCCTGAACCTGCCGGACAAGGCCATCCAGGTCATCTCGCGCACCGACGAGTCGGGCACCACCGACAACTTCCAGAAGTACCTGAAGGTCGCGTCCAAGGGCGCCTGGACCCAGGGTGACGGCAAGAAGTTCAACGGCGGTGTCGGCAACGGCGCGGAGAAGTCCAACGGTGTCGCCAACGCCGTGAAGTCCGCCGACGGTGCCATCACCTACGTCGAGTCCGCGTTCGCGAAGGACGGCATCAGCACCGCCCTCATCGACAGCGGCTCCGGCGGTGTCGAGCTCAGCGCGGCGAACGTCGCCAAGGCCCTCGACGCGGCGAAGTTCAAGAAGGAGGGCTCGAACGACCTGGCCCTCGACCTGGACGCGATCTACGCCAGCAACGTGCCCGGCTCCTACCCGGTCATCCTCACCACCTACGAGATCGTCTGCTCGAAGTACGCGGACGCCGAGGTCGGCAAGGCCGTCAAGGCGTTCCTGAACGTCGCCGCCACCGACGGTCAGAAGCCGCTGTCGGAGAAGGGCTACGTGCCGATCCCGCAGAGCCTGCAGGACAAGGTCCTGACCGCCGTCAAGGCCATCGCCTGA
- the pstC gene encoding phosphate ABC transporter permease subunit PstC, whose protein sequence is MRPGDRIFQILTTGAGVFVVSLIGLIGLFLLVQAIPALQADNVNFLTSQVWQTTPDDMRFGIMGLLLVTVYSSLLALIIAMPISLGIALFLTQYAPKRLARPFAYVIDLLAAVPSIIYGLWGLMVFAPAIEPFSQWVNDTFSWIPLFAAGNVSPDLRGTIFTAGIVLAVMILPIITSLSREIFERTPTPHIEGALALGATRWEVIRTTVLPFGKAGYIGASMLGLGRALGETIALAIILTGAVGREFTWSLFDGGATFASKIAADYAELNNEISAGAYIAAGLVLFLLTLVVNFIARSVIAKKGD, encoded by the coding sequence GTGCGACCCGGTGACCGCATCTTCCAGATCCTGACCACCGGAGCCGGCGTCTTCGTCGTCTCGCTGATCGGCCTGATCGGGTTGTTCCTGCTGGTGCAGGCCATCCCGGCGCTCCAGGCCGACAACGTGAACTTCCTGACCAGCCAGGTCTGGCAGACCACCCCGGACGACATGCGCTTCGGCATCATGGGTCTGCTGCTGGTCACGGTGTACTCGTCCCTGCTGGCGCTGATCATCGCGATGCCGATCTCGCTCGGGATCGCCCTCTTCCTCACGCAGTACGCGCCGAAGCGGCTGGCACGGCCCTTCGCGTACGTGATCGACCTGCTCGCCGCGGTTCCCTCGATCATCTACGGCCTGTGGGGCCTGATGGTCTTCGCGCCGGCGATCGAGCCCTTCTCGCAGTGGGTCAACGACACCTTCTCGTGGATCCCGCTCTTCGCGGCCGGCAACGTCTCGCCGGACCTGCGCGGCACCATCTTCACCGCGGGCATCGTGCTCGCCGTGATGATCCTGCCGATCATCACCTCGCTGTCCCGCGAGATCTTCGAGCGGACCCCCACCCCGCATATCGAAGGCGCGCTGGCGCTGGGCGCCACCCGCTGGGAGGTCATCCGCACCACGGTGCTGCCGTTCGGCAAGGCGGGCTACATCGGCGCCTCGATGCTCGGCCTCGGCCGCGCGCTCGGCGAGACGATCGCGCTCGCGATCATCCTGACCGGCGCGGTCGGCCGCGAGTTCACCTGGAGCCTCTTCGACGGCGGCGCCACGTTCGCCTCGAAGATCGCGGCGGACTACGCGGAACTCAACAACGAGATCTCGGCGGGCGCGTACATCGCGGCGGGTCTCGTGCTGTTCCTGCTGACGCTCGTCGTCAACTTCATCGCGCGATCCGTCATCGCCAAGAAGGGGGACTGA
- the pstA gene encoding phosphate ABC transporter permease PstA codes for MSTTLEKTPATTPAFQQVSLARKAKNGFATALIWLSFLIAVVPLVWLLATVVINGVKRIPYSNWWTEDFGSVLSDEVGGGVAHAVIGSVLQGLVCAIIAVPIGMLVAIYLVEYGRGKLAKITTFMVDILSGVPSIVAALFIYALWITTFGLPRSGFAVSLALVLLMIPVVVRSSEEMLRIVPDDLREASYALGVPKWKTIMKIVLPTALSGIIGGIMMALARVMGETAPLLVLVGYSAYVNWDIFGGEQAALPLLMNNERVSNPFDEGTVAFDRIWGAALTLVLIIAIVNLLAMLFARLVAPKKK; via the coding sequence ATGTCCACCACGCTCGAGAAGACCCCCGCCACCACCCCCGCCTTCCAGCAGGTCAGCCTGGCCAGGAAGGCCAAGAACGGCTTCGCCACGGCACTGATCTGGCTGTCGTTCCTGATCGCCGTCGTGCCGCTGGTGTGGCTGCTCGCCACGGTGGTCATCAACGGTGTCAAGCGGATCCCCTACAGCAACTGGTGGACCGAAGACTTCGGCTCGGTGCTGTCCGACGAGGTCGGCGGCGGCGTGGCCCACGCCGTCATCGGTTCGGTGCTGCAGGGCCTGGTCTGCGCGATCATCGCGGTGCCGATCGGCATGCTGGTCGCGATCTACCTGGTCGAATACGGCCGCGGCAAACTCGCGAAGATCACGACCTTCATGGTGGACATCCTCTCCGGTGTCCCCTCGATCGTCGCGGCGCTGTTCATCTACGCGCTGTGGATCACCACGTTCGGCCTGCCGCGCAGTGGTTTCGCCGTGTCGCTCGCCCTGGTGCTGCTGATGATCCCGGTGGTCGTGCGCTCCTCGGAGGAGATGCTGCGGATCGTCCCGGACGACCTGCGCGAGGCCTCGTACGCGCTGGGCGTGCCGAAGTGGAAGACGATCATGAAGATCGTCCTGCCGACCGCGCTGTCCGGCATCATCGGCGGCATCATGATGGCGCTCGCCCGGGTCATGGGCGAGACCGCGCCGCTGCTGGTCCTCGTGGGGTACTCCGCCTACGTGAACTGGGACATCTTCGGTGGCGAACAGGCCGCACTGCCGCTTCTGATGAACAACGAACGGGTCAGCAACCCGTTCGACGAAGGTACCGTCGCGTTCGACAGGATCTGGGGAGCGGCGCTCACCCTGGTGCTGATCATCGCGATCGTGAACCTCCTCGCCATGCTCTTTGCCCGTCTTGTCGCCCCGAAGAAGAAGTGA
- the pstB gene encoding phosphate ABC transporter ATP-binding protein PstB → MAKRIDVKDVDIYYGKFHAVDGVTLSVPPRNVTAFIGPSGCGKSTVLRTLNRMHEVIPGARVEGEVLLDGEDIYGAGVDPVQVRRTIGMVFQRPNPFPTMSIRDNVVAGLRLGGTKGKKELDDVAERALRGANLWNEVKDRLNKPGGGLSGGQQQRLCIARAIAVRPDVLLMDEPCSALDPISTLAIEDLIGELKKEYTIVIVTHNMQQAARVSDQTAFFNLAGVGQPGRLVELNDTEKIFSNPDEKATEDYISGRFG, encoded by the coding sequence ATGGCCAAACGAATCGACGTCAAAGACGTGGACATCTACTACGGCAAATTCCACGCCGTGGACGGCGTCACCCTCTCGGTGCCGCCGCGGAACGTCACCGCGTTCATCGGCCCGTCGGGCTGCGGCAAGTCGACGGTGCTGCGCACGCTGAACCGGATGCACGAGGTCATCCCCGGCGCCCGCGTCGAGGGCGAGGTGCTGCTCGACGGCGAGGACATCTACGGCGCCGGGGTCGACCCGGTGCAGGTCCGCCGCACGATCGGCATGGTGTTCCAGCGCCCCAACCCGTTCCCGACGATGTCCATCCGCGACAACGTCGTGGCCGGCCTGCGGCTCGGCGGCACGAAGGGCAAGAAGGAGCTCGACGACGTCGCCGAGCGTGCCCTGCGCGGCGCGAACCTGTGGAACGAGGTCAAGGACCGGCTGAACAAACCGGGCGGCGGCCTCTCCGGTGGTCAGCAGCAGCGGCTCTGCATCGCGCGGGCGATCGCCGTGCGGCCCGACGTGCTGCTGATGGACGAGCCGTGCTCCGCGCTCGACCCGATCTCGACGCTGGCCATCGAGGACCTGATCGGTGAGCTCAAGAAGGAGTACACGATCGTCATCGTGACCCACAACATGCAGCAGGCGGCGCGGGTCTCGGACCAGACCGCGTTCTTCAACCTGGCGGGCGTCGGCCAGCCGGGGCGCCTGGTGGAGCTGAACGACACCGAGAAGATCTTCTCGAACCCGGACGAGAAGGCGACCGAGGACTACATCTCGGGCCGCTTCGGCTGA
- the phoU gene encoding phosphate signaling complex protein PhoU — MREAYHVELEQLAENLASMSLQVADAMERATRALLEVDLGLAEQVISDDAKVDDARAECEEQAYALLALQAPVATDLRTVLAAIHAAESLERMGDLALHVAKAARRRHPDPVLPEEVKADFAKMGEVGVSLARQVEQVIKSKDVEAARTIESDDDEVDEIHKHLFTVIMDRNWDHGVAAAVDVTLLGRFYERFADHAVSVARRMIFVVTGKMPGYGPDEL, encoded by the coding sequence ATGCGTGAGGCTTACCATGTCGAACTCGAACAGCTCGCCGAGAACCTAGCGAGCATGTCCCTCCAGGTCGCCGACGCGATGGAGCGGGCGACCCGGGCGTTGCTCGAGGTCGATCTCGGGCTCGCCGAGCAGGTCATCAGCGACGACGCGAAGGTCGACGACGCGCGCGCCGAATGCGAGGAGCAGGCGTACGCGCTGCTGGCCCTGCAGGCACCCGTCGCGACCGACCTCCGGACCGTGCTCGCCGCGATCCACGCGGCGGAAAGCCTGGAGCGGATGGGCGATCTGGCGCTGCACGTGGCCAAGGCCGCGCGCCGCCGTCACCCGGACCCCGTACTGCCCGAAGAGGTGAAGGCGGACTTCGCCAAGATGGGCGAGGTCGGCGTGAGCCTGGCCCGTCAGGTCGAGCAGGTCATCAAGTCCAAGGACGTCGAGGCCGCCCGCACGATCGAGTCGGACGACGACGAGGTCGACGAGATCCACAAGCACCTGTTCACGGTCATCATGGACCGGAACTGGGACCACGGCGTCGCCGCGGCCGTGGACGTCACCCTGCTGGGCCGCTTCTACGAGCGCTTCGCCGACCACGCCGTCTCGGTCGCGCGCCGGATGATCTTCGTGGTGACCGGCAAGATGCCCGGCTACGGACCCGACGAGCTGTAG
- a CDS encoding LCP family protein has protein sequence MDRLTMTDELEAIDDATIIKRKIDHTLARFSAAHDELEAEEAKKRERRERLALRPAALLEQTRTALQRVVTTADPDPAEESAPQTRLQEKKERKTRQTAKAGRITAAVVAALVFLSIGSAWGAQTWFDAKFNTVASLDEDSSDIQDAAGQTGDENFLMVGSDTRDGAAAEDGVGDADGTPGARSDTVMIAHVPADRQRVVMVSFPRDLEISRPECKRWDPATSSYSEETSPAQKIAKLNTAYAVGGPQCVTKVIQQITGMKMNHFVGIDFNGFKSMVDAVQGVTVYNEKPVDDTTLGMIIPQAGETRISGDQALNYVRARHVKGDPTSDYGRIKRQQAFLGALLKTVMSKDVILDTGKLSGFIDAFAKATFGENLGINQMMTLAKSMRGMGSDKVKFLTVPTTEEANKRGNEVLLQSKAKAVFDALINNTPLEEKAPAPPASDTASPPTSSAKSGGAKKSSSSG, from the coding sequence ATGGACCGGCTCACCATGACCGACGAGCTCGAAGCGATCGACGACGCGACGATCATCAAGCGCAAGATCGACCACACGCTCGCCCGGTTCTCCGCCGCGCACGACGAACTCGAGGCCGAAGAGGCCAAGAAGCGCGAACGCCGCGAGCGGCTCGCCTTGCGCCCCGCCGCCCTGCTGGAGCAGACCCGCACGGCACTGCAACGGGTGGTCACGACCGCCGACCCCGACCCTGCCGAGGAATCCGCGCCGCAGACCCGGCTGCAGGAGAAGAAGGAACGCAAGACCAGGCAGACGGCCAAGGCGGGCCGGATCACCGCCGCCGTGGTCGCCGCGCTCGTGTTCCTCTCCATCGGCTCGGCGTGGGGCGCCCAGACCTGGTTCGACGCGAAGTTCAACACCGTCGCCTCGCTCGACGAGGACTCGTCCGACATCCAGGACGCCGCGGGCCAGACCGGCGACGAGAACTTCCTCATGGTCGGCTCCGACACCCGTGACGGCGCGGCCGCCGAAGACGGTGTCGGCGACGCCGACGGCACCCCGGGCGCCCGTTCGGACACGGTCATGATCGCGCACGTCCCCGCCGACAGGCAGCGCGTCGTGATGGTGTCCTTCCCGCGCGACCTCGAGATCAGCCGTCCCGAATGCAAGCGGTGGGACCCGGCGACGTCGTCGTACTCGGAGGAGACCTCGCCGGCGCAGAAGATCGCGAAGCTGAACACCGCCTACGCGGTCGGCGGCCCGCAGTGCGTCACGAAGGTCATCCAGCAGATCACCGGCATGAAGATGAACCACTTCGTCGGGATCGACTTCAACGGCTTCAAATCCATGGTCGACGCCGTGCAGGGCGTCACCGTGTACAACGAGAAACCGGTCGACGACACCACGCTCGGCATGATCATCCCGCAAGCGGGCGAAACGCGGATCTCGGGCGACCAGGCGCTGAACTACGTCCGGGCGCGGCACGTCAAGGGCGACCCGACGTCGGACTACGGCCGGATCAAACGGCAGCAGGCCTTCCTCGGCGCGCTGCTGAAGACGGTGATGTCGAAGGACGTCATCCTGGACACCGGCAAGCTCAGCGGCTTCATCGACGCGTTCGCCAAGGCCACCTTCGGCGAGAACCTCGGCATCAACCAGATGATGACGCTGGCGAAGTCGATGCGCGGGATGGGCTCGGACAAGGTCAAGTTCCTCACCGTGCCCACCACCGAAGAGGCGAACAAACGCGGCAACGAGGTGTTGCTGCAGAGCAAGGCGAAGGCCGTCTTCGACGCGTTGATCAACAACACCCCGCTGGAAGAGAAGGCCCCGGCGCCTCCCGCGAGCGATACGGCGTCGCCCCCGACCAGCTCGGCCAAGTCCGGCGGAGCCAAGAAGAGCAGCAGCTCAGGCTGA
- a CDS encoding GGDEF domain-containing protein: MAEVSVAADDEAALPPGAPTTDLLSLHESIAGVLATQGDWRRAYHHLKSAFDLARAGNLRDTLTSSYNRRYLDQWLHGPAVDHRGPPGVAIALVDLDLFKDVNDTFGHLVGDRVLREVADLLQQGLPPEAFCARYGGEEFALVIPDVDAARAVRIADTARIRVARHPWRRIRPGLSVTISVGLAHESRAEPDLAAEPERQLRSADALLYMAKRAGRNKVAYQDRESSRTIPHPMNAAESAGA; this comes from the coding sequence GTGGCGGAGGTGAGCGTGGCAGCCGACGACGAGGCCGCGCTCCCACCGGGCGCGCCGACCACCGATCTGCTCAGCCTCCACGAGTCGATCGCCGGGGTATTGGCCACGCAGGGCGACTGGCGACGCGCGTACCACCACCTCAAATCCGCCTTCGACCTCGCCAGGGCGGGCAACCTGCGGGACACGCTGACGTCCAGCTACAACCGCCGCTACCTCGACCAGTGGCTGCACGGACCGGCCGTCGACCACCGCGGTCCGCCCGGCGTCGCGATCGCGCTGGTCGACCTCGACCTGTTCAAGGACGTCAACGACACGTTCGGGCATCTGGTGGGCGATCGAGTGCTCCGCGAGGTGGCCGACCTGCTGCAACAGGGACTTCCGCCGGAGGCGTTCTGCGCCCGCTACGGCGGCGAGGAGTTCGCGCTCGTCATCCCGGACGTCGACGCCGCCCGCGCCGTGCGTATCGCCGACACCGCCCGTATCCGGGTCGCGCGCCATCCGTGGCGCCGCATCCGCCCCGGCCTCTCCGTGACGATCAGCGTGGGGCTCGCGCACGAAAGCCGCGCGGAGCCGGATCTCGCGGCCGAACCGGAACGGCAGTTGCGCAGCGCCGACGCTTTGTTGTATATGGCGAAACGGGCGGGGCGAAACAAAGTAGCCTATCAGGATAGGGAATCGTCGCGCACGATTCCGCATCCGATGAACGCGGCGGAGTCCGCCGGCGCTTAG
- the idi gene encoding isopentenyl-diphosphate Delta-isomerase, giving the protein MNNMTEVDTERIVYVTEDGEPTGETAPKLAAHHEHTRLHLAFSCYLLRSSDQALLITSRAATKKVWPRVWTNSVCGHPAPGEPIEEAVRRRAAFELGLSRLNGLRCVLPAYRYSTPPFEGVVENEFCPVFVAWVDEDPEPHPDEVGDWRWLSWNDYALLLNDDVTDVSYWAKDQFSQLKDAEPFSSLRNDASVRDNGAEPSSS; this is encoded by the coding sequence ATGAACAACATGACCGAAGTGGACACCGAACGCATCGTCTACGTCACCGAGGACGGCGAGCCGACCGGCGAAACCGCGCCCAAGCTGGCCGCGCACCACGAGCACACCCGGCTGCACCTGGCGTTCTCCTGCTATCTGTTGCGCAGCAGCGACCAGGCCCTGCTGATCACCAGCCGCGCCGCCACCAAGAAGGTGTGGCCCCGGGTCTGGACCAACAGTGTCTGCGGGCACCCCGCACCGGGTGAACCGATCGAGGAGGCCGTCCGGCGCCGCGCCGCCTTCGAGCTCGGGCTGTCCCGGCTGAACGGGCTCCGGTGCGTCCTTCCGGCCTACCGTTACTCCACGCCGCCGTTCGAAGGCGTGGTCGAGAACGAGTTCTGCCCGGTCTTCGTCGCCTGGGTCGACGAAGATCCGGAACCGCATCCCGACGAGGTCGGCGACTGGCGTTGGCTGAGCTGGAATGATTACGCACTGTTGCTGAATGACGATGTGACTGACGTGAGTTACTGGGCGAAGGATCAGTTTTCGCAGCTCAAGGACGCCGAGCCATTTTCGTCCTTACGGAACGACGCTTCGGTGCGTGACAATGGCGCCGAACCGTCGTCCTCTTGA